A stretch of the Capsicum annuum cultivar UCD-10X-F1 chromosome 10, UCD10Xv1.1, whole genome shotgun sequence genome encodes the following:
- the LOC107844149 gene encoding influenza virus NS1A-binding protein homolog A, which translates to MNFSSSHDSQNDINCYRVYVSFCGKNYSSTPNVNMSNWISCYYPSTNSWNTHVTSIPGLLENHVLKDFAMVIIREEIYVIGGRQCYKDVIGSYGNNNGQEIDIEILPSVLKYNVCSDSWTKCAPLGTPRFNFACMASKDGKIYVAGGQTTFDGAKGTSLAEVYDPVLDEWKQLPNMSTTRYNCVGVSWQEKFYVVGGFAKRENINTNQGPYTMERSSAEVYDPEDDTWHYVARMWDLDVPPKQIENVEGKLFSSGDCLNTWKGHIESYDGKHNIWYIVDGSTSPISTLEIDKQNNWPNLERIFCTMAPIGTKLYFLAGYRIMLEDNYTSRTRSEVHVFETSPNGNGWRSLIEPLEEEREKELCSHSCVMKLDS; encoded by the exons aTGAATTTCAGTTCTTCTCATGATTCACAAAATGACATTAATTGTTATCGAGTTTATGTCTCATTTTGTGGCAAAAATTATAGTAGTACTCCTAATGTTAACATGTCGAATTGGATATCGTGTTACTACCCTTCAACGAACTCATGGAATACTCATGTTACGTCAATTCCAGGTCTTCTGGAGAACCACGTCCTGAAGGATTTCGCGATGGTTATTATTCGCGAGGAAATTTATGTAATTGGAGGACGACAATGTTACAAGGATGTAATTGGTAGTTATGGAAATAATAACGGTCAAGAAATCGACATAGAAATTCTTCCTTCTGTCCTTAAATACAATGTTTGTTCTGATTCTTGGACTAAATGTGCACCTTTAGGAACTCCAAGGTTTAATTTTGCATGTATGGCTTCTAAAGATGGTAAAATTTATGTGGCTGGTGGACAAACAACATTTGATGGTGCTAAGGGTACTTCATTGGCTGAGGTTTATGATCCTGTCCTAGATGAATGGAAACAACTCCCTAATATGAGCACCACCAG GTACAACTGTGTTGGTGTGTCATGGCAAGAGAAATTTTATGTGGTTGGGGGATTTGCCAAAAGAGAAAATATTAACACTAATCAAGGACCATATACTATGGAAAGAAGTTCTGCTGAGGTGTACGATCCAGAAGATGACACATGGCATTACGTGGCGAGGATGTGGGACCTAGATGTGCCACCTAAGCAAATAGAAAATGTTGAGGGGAAGCTTTTTAGCTCAGGTGATTGTCTAAATACATGGAAGGGACACATTGAATCCTATGATGGGAAACACAATATATGGTATATTGTGGATGGTTCAACTTCACCAATATCTACATTAGAAATTGACAAACAAAATAATTGGCCAAATTTGGAAAGAATTTTTTGTACCATGGCTCCTATAGGGACAAAATTGTACTTTTTGGCTGGTTATAGAATTATGTTGGAAGATAATTATACATCAAGAACTAGAAGTGAGGTACATGTTTTTGAAACATCACCAAATGGGAATGGATGGAGAAGTTTAATTGAACCACTAGAGGAAGAAAGGGAAAAAGAACTTTGTAGTCATTCTTGTGTTATgaaattggattcttga